The Maridesulfovibrio ferrireducens genome has a segment encoding these proteins:
- a CDS encoding iron ABC transporter permease yields MEKRRVRAVAVLFFLVPVSVFAACLFGAYDTSVAQVYDVFKSAILGGVESSESSLSYIVTDLRLSRVCLSFLVGMSLAVAGTVYQGILRNPLADPFTLGVSSGAAFGASLAIFSGSTVLGAGLWLKFGSLFLPLAALAGAMAALGAVLMLGRIGGTLRRETMVLAGIVVATFLSALISLLKSLDEDSVTSIVFWIMGSFQGRGWEHVTLFLPYFIAGMIPIIYYSRELDILSLGETQARHLGMDVSRVRLFLLVGSGLLTGAAVAVSGIIGFVGLIVPHLVRMFQGAEHRPLLLSSSLLGGLLLVWSDVIARSLLPGGEELPVGVVTALLGGPFFCIVLRGGFRGARS; encoded by the coding sequence ATGGAAAAAAGAAGAGTTCGCGCTGTTGCGGTGCTCTTTTTTCTCGTACCTGTTTCTGTTTTTGCCGCCTGCCTGTTTGGAGCATATGACACTTCCGTTGCGCAGGTTTATGATGTTTTTAAATCTGCAATTCTAGGCGGCGTGGAAAGTTCTGAATCCTCGCTTTCGTATATTGTAACGGACCTTAGACTTAGCAGGGTGTGTCTTTCTTTTCTTGTGGGGATGTCCCTTGCTGTTGCCGGAACTGTTTATCAGGGTATTTTGCGAAATCCTCTGGCTGATCCGTTTACTTTAGGGGTCAGCAGCGGGGCGGCTTTCGGCGCTAGTCTGGCTATTTTTTCGGGTTCAACAGTGCTTGGCGCGGGATTGTGGCTTAAGTTCGGTTCGCTTTTCCTGCCGCTTGCCGCGCTTGCCGGAGCTATGGCTGCTCTTGGCGCAGTGCTTATGCTCGGTAGAATCGGCGGCACTCTGCGGCGTGAAACTATGGTTCTCGCTGGAATTGTTGTGGCGACATTTCTTTCAGCTTTGATATCATTGCTTAAATCGCTCGATGAAGACTCCGTTACCAGTATTGTATTCTGGATAATGGGTAGTTTTCAGGGGCGCGGCTGGGAACATGTTACTTTATTTCTGCCGTACTTTATCGCCGGAATGATTCCCATAATTTATTATTCGCGAGAGCTGGATATCTTGTCACTCGGTGAGACACAGGCACGTCATCTTGGTATGGATGTATCAAGAGTAAGATTATTTCTGCTTGTCGGGTCTGGACTTTTGACAGGAGCGGCTGTTGCGGTTTCTGGAATTATCGGATTCGTGGGACTGATTGTTCCACATCTTGTCCGTATGTTTCAAGGAGCTGAACACAGACCGCTGTTGCTGTCCTCCTCATTGCTTGGTGGATTGCTTTTAGTCTGGTCGGACGTGATAGCCCGTTCATTGCTTCCCGGCGGAGAAGAGCTTCCGGTCGGAGTTGTAACAGCTTTGCTGGGTGGACCGTTTTTTTGCATTGTTCTGCGCGGTGGTTTCAGGGGAGCACGTTCATGA
- a CDS encoding sirohydrochlorin cobaltochelatase: protein MQCHFGVKQKAVSAFIILCFLIIPSFALAGHGDSKPVKKGILLAAFGSSMPEAQISFDNIDKAVKKAFPGVPVRWAYSSAIIRNVLAKEGRTVDSPVTALSKMMDDGFTHVAVQSLHTIPGEEYFGTLETAMKFEGMPKGMSKVAVGKPLLYSDEDMTRTVKAIIVNIPKERKAKDAVVLMGHGTPHSANIYYPGSQYYFSKIDPKIFVGTVEGTPTLDDVKAKLAKSKAKKVYLMPYMSVAGDHARNDMAGDEPDSWKSELTKAGYKCVSVLKGSAEFPQVVDIWVDHLKIAFKSLDH from the coding sequence ATGCAGTGTCATTTTGGGGTTAAACAAAAAGCAGTTTCTGCTTTTATCATCCTCTGTTTTCTAATTATTCCCTCATTCGCTCTTGCCGGACACGGTGATTCCAAACCTGTTAAGAAGGGTATCCTTCTTGCCGCTTTTGGTTCAAGTATGCCGGAAGCACAAATCTCTTTCGACAATATTGATAAAGCCGTTAAAAAAGCTTTCCCCGGTGTTCCAGTTCGCTGGGCATATTCCTCGGCTATAATCAGAAATGTTTTGGCAAAAGAAGGCCGTACAGTTGATTCTCCTGTGACAGCTCTTTCTAAAATGATGGATGACGGCTTTACACATGTTGCTGTTCAGTCACTGCACACTATTCCCGGTGAAGAATATTTTGGTACCCTTGAAACTGCAATGAAGTTTGAAGGCATGCCGAAGGGAATGTCTAAGGTGGCCGTTGGTAAGCCGCTTCTTTATTCTGACGAAGATATGACCAGAACAGTTAAAGCTATTATCGTTAATATCCCTAAAGAACGTAAAGCTAAAGACGCCGTAGTTCTTATGGGACACGGAACTCCTCATTCTGCAAATATTTATTATCCCGGTTCTCAATATTATTTTTCCAAGATTGATCCTAAAATCTTTGTAGGAACAGTTGAAGGAACTCCGACTCTTGACGATGTGAAGGCTAAACTTGCTAAAAGCAAAGCTAAGAAAGTTTATCTTATGCCTTATATGTCCGTAGCCGGTGACCATGCCCGTAATGATATGGCTGGTGATGAGCCTGATTCATGGAAATCTGAGTTAACCAAAGCCGGATATAAATGCGTATCTGTCCTTAAAGGTTCCGCAGAATTTCCGCAGGTTGTAGATATCTGGGTTGATCATCTTAAGATTGCATTCAAAAGTCTTGATCACTAA
- a CDS encoding ABC transporter substrate-binding protein has protein sequence MFLKSFFLLLVIIPVNSAFAEISVIDDFGDKVVLKSPAKRIVALYGAFNEILFAMDLDDRIVARTAGDDYPAQIIKLPSIGTHMRPNSELIVALNPDLVLQMAGRSQAKTALEPLKERGIPTAMFKVTSFEDLYSLIWKIGTLTGEPKRAEKLVHSMIGRLDKVKNKYSKIKDKPEVFFEIRYPNLLAAGQGSIVSDIIVKAGGDNCVDNPKKIVRMGEEELLRLNPENYVYQSGRMNQSPVVPSDRAHFKMIKAVRSGKVLKVDESVFSRPGPRNVDAVETLADFLYNKN, from the coding sequence GTGTTCCTCAAGTCCTTTTTTCTCCTTCTGGTGATTATTCCGGTTAATTCAGCTTTTGCAGAAATTTCTGTAATTGATGATTTCGGTGACAAAGTTGTACTGAAATCTCCTGCTAAGCGAATTGTCGCTCTCTATGGTGCATTTAATGAGATACTTTTTGCCATGGATTTGGATGACAGGATTGTCGCCCGCACCGCCGGTGATGATTATCCGGCGCAGATTATAAAACTGCCGTCGATTGGAACTCATATGCGTCCAAATTCTGAACTTATCGTGGCGCTTAATCCCGATCTTGTTTTACAGATGGCGGGACGATCTCAGGCTAAAACCGCCCTTGAGCCGCTTAAGGAAAGGGGAATTCCTACTGCAATGTTTAAGGTTACTTCGTTTGAAGACCTTTATTCTTTGATCTGGAAAATTGGAACTTTGACTGGAGAGCCTAAGCGGGCGGAAAAGCTTGTTCATTCAATGATCGGGCGGCTTGATAAAGTTAAAAATAAGTACAGTAAAATAAAAGATAAGCCTGAAGTTTTTTTTGAGATTCGTTATCCGAATCTTTTGGCCGCCGGACAAGGATCAATCGTGTCCGATATAATTGTTAAAGCTGGTGGTGATAATTGCGTAGATAATCCAAAAAAGATTGTGCGCATGGGGGAAGAGGAGCTTCTGCGCCTTAATCCTGAAAATTATGTTTACCAGTCAGGGCGAATGAATCAATCCCCTGTAGTGCCTTCGGACAGGGCTCATTTTAAAATGATTAAAGCTGTTCGGTCAGGAAAAGTTTTAAAGGTTGATGAGTCTGTTTTTTCAAGGCCCGGTCCCCGTAATGTGGACGCAGTCGAGACTTTGGCTGATTTTTTATACAATAAAAATTAA
- the cobI gene encoding precorrin-2 C(20)-methyltransferase, translated as MSNYGKIYGIGVGPGDSDLLTVRAVKILGKVDVVFAASSTKNDYSHSLSIASEYLHEGCKVVRLGYPMTRDKAKLQEAWEENCKIAAEYLSEGKSAAFLTLGDPLIYSTFGYMLRTLRKFYPEVDVEVVPGITSYQAAAAKSCQVLVESGQNLLLTSGVADADEFAHTISCADNAVILKAYRNFPELRKKVKELNKMDVKFYTRLGLEGEAIYNDIDEVPDTTHYLSLMLLTASDKD; from the coding sequence ATGAGTAATTACGGTAAAATATATGGCATTGGTGTCGGTCCTGGAGATTCTGATTTGTTGACAGTACGGGCTGTAAAAATTCTTGGAAAAGTAGATGTTGTTTTTGCTGCATCTTCAACAAAAAATGATTATTCACATTCGTTAAGTATTGCGTCCGAATATCTGCATGAAGGGTGTAAGGTCGTAAGGCTTGGCTACCCCATGACTCGCGATAAAGCGAAGTTGCAGGAAGCGTGGGAAGAAAATTGTAAGATTGCCGCTGAATATTTAAGTGAAGGTAAAAGCGCTGCTTTTCTTACTCTTGGCGATCCGCTGATTTATTCTACTTTCGGCTACATGCTCCGCACCCTTAGAAAATTTTATCCTGAAGTTGATGTTGAAGTTGTGCCGGGGATTACTTCATATCAGGCGGCGGCGGCGAAATCTTGTCAGGTTCTTGTAGAATCAGGGCAGAATTTGCTGTTAACCTCGGGCGTGGCGGATGCGGATGAATTTGCTCATACCATTTCATGTGCTGACAATGCCGTTATTTTGAAAGCATACCGCAATTTCCCTGAACTTCGTAAGAAAGTTAAAGAATTGAATAAGATGGATGTGAAATTCTATACCCGTCTCGGGCTTGAAGGAGAAGCTATCTATAATGATATAGATGAAGTCCCCGATACAACGCATTATCTTTCTTTAATGCTGTTGACCGCATCTGATAAAGATTAA
- a CDS encoding ABC transporter ATP-binding protein, protein MISVENLSAGYGRREVLQGMNLSFATGSMTAVLGPNGSGKTTLVSSISGVLRPLLGQIKIVQKDVRDYRPRELAEVMAVLPQKVEPAFGLTVKSMVMMGRYAHGSGFFGYDSEDDDICVEAIRMIGIEHLIDRPVSQLSGGEFQRVLMARTVSQQAKIMVLDEAASGVDVAGKIELFDMLKKMNGQGATIICVIHDLNLAALYFDRLVFLSNGKVELDGSPAKVITKDNIASVYKTDVSIVEHPELGVPQVLFSPSGDYSG, encoded by the coding sequence ATGATCTCCGTTGAAAATCTTTCTGCCGGATATGGTAGGCGTGAAGTGTTGCAGGGTATGAATTTAAGCTTCGCAACTGGTTCAATGACAGCGGTTCTCGGTCCTAATGGAAGTGGTAAAACCACTCTTGTTTCGTCTATTTCCGGTGTGTTACGTCCTTTATTAGGTCAGATAAAAATAGTTCAAAAAGATGTCCGGGATTATCGTCCTCGTGAACTTGCCGAGGTAATGGCTGTGCTGCCGCAGAAGGTCGAACCGGCCTTTGGCTTGACGGTTAAGTCCATGGTAATGATGGGCAGATATGCGCATGGTTCAGGCTTTTTCGGTTATGATAGCGAAGATGATGATATCTGTGTTGAAGCCATTAGGATGATAGGCATTGAGCATTTGATTGATCGTCCTGTTTCCCAGCTTTCAGGCGGAGAATTTCAACGGGTTTTAATGGCTCGCACTGTTTCGCAGCAGGCAAAGATAATGGTTCTTGACGAAGCCGCATCCGGTGTTGATGTTGCAGGTAAAATTGAACTTTTTGATATGCTGAAAAAAATGAACGGGCAGGGCGCAACTATAATTTGCGTGATTCATGATTTGAATCTTGCCGCACTTTACTTTGACCGCTTGGTGTTTTTATCAAACGGCAAGGTTGAATTGGACGGATCTCCTGCTAAAGTTATTACAAAGGATAACATTGCAAGTGTTTATAAAACAGATGTTTCGATTGTTGAACATCCGGAGCTTGGTGTTCCTCAAGTCCTTTTTTCTCCTTCTGGTGATTATTCCGGTTAA
- a CDS encoding ABC-F family ATP-binding cassette domain-containing protein, with protein MPKVTIASLEKSYNGEDLFSDLTFEVIAGMRLAVTGPNGCGKSTLLKLIAGKIEPDGGVIAISKTARVGYVAQEFTDEDLEHGLLSWVLAALPSWNCLWKEWENAAHTNDQALIERLSERQADLEHQFGYNPEHKARTILTGLGFSEHNMLSKIEELSGGWRERAKLGRVLLQGADILLLDEPTNHLDLEAVEWLENYLLAFRGVVIYVAHDLIFLNRVGTHVLYLGAGKAVVRRGSFTQFLEWRAENSSQRSREAVKLSARIENEYSYINRFKAQARKAAQAQSKLKKVVKLEEELSQIQVETESHRAGRSLAFKMPPTSRGDKAAISVVELEFSYDGRPPSLWPVLNFQLFRGKKVALAAPNGAGKSTLLKVILGQLKPNAGYAKIGQNTSLAYFSQHQSEILRSEATALSEIRRLCDPDTTEEQLKGVLGLFLLGQSYFERPISALSGGEKNRLILASLFLSRANLLILDEPTNHLDLESREGLIAALKDYDGTLFFVAHDRHLLTEVAEEIWALTDTGVEVFQTFKGYDNHRKQALTGVGSSSPAYKKLEVEAKPEKRKLTKEEKRRQADIRNELYKDLKPRLAKYEKLEKDLEKVLEEQSEMEEKLNDPGLYNDSGAAIELNSSYSEACSWSESLMEDMAILEEEIAEIEERKKQLLEED; from the coding sequence ATGCCTAAAGTTACTATTGCATCCTTGGAGAAATCTTATAACGGTGAAGATCTGTTCAGCGATCTAACCTTTGAAGTTATTGCCGGAATGCGGCTTGCCGTAACCGGACCTAACGGGTGTGGTAAATCTACGCTTCTCAAGCTTATTGCCGGAAAAATCGAGCCGGATGGCGGCGTTATTGCTATCTCTAAAACTGCCAGAGTCGGCTATGTTGCTCAGGAATTTACCGATGAAGATCTTGAGCATGGACTTCTCAGCTGGGTGCTTGCCGCGTTACCTTCATGGAATTGTTTGTGGAAAGAGTGGGAAAATGCCGCTCATACCAATGATCAGGCTTTGATTGAAAGACTTTCCGAACGTCAGGCAGATCTGGAGCATCAATTCGGATATAATCCTGAACACAAAGCCCGTACTATTTTGACGGGACTTGGATTTTCAGAGCATAATATGCTCAGTAAAATTGAAGAGTTGAGTGGTGGATGGCGCGAACGTGCCAAGCTCGGCAGAGTCCTTTTACAAGGCGCAGATATTTTACTGCTTGATGAACCTACTAACCATCTTGATCTTGAAGCTGTTGAATGGCTTGAAAATTATCTGTTAGCTTTTAGAGGCGTGGTCATATATGTCGCGCATGATCTTATTTTTCTTAACCGCGTCGGTACTCACGTTTTGTATTTAGGCGCAGGAAAAGCCGTTGTCAGACGCGGTTCCTTTACTCAGTTTTTGGAATGGCGTGCTGAAAATTCTTCGCAGCGTTCCCGTGAAGCCGTTAAACTTTCTGCTAGAATTGAAAACGAATATTCTTATATTAACCGCTTTAAAGCTCAAGCCAGAAAGGCCGCGCAGGCTCAATCTAAGCTTAAAAAAGTGGTTAAACTTGAGGAAGAACTTTCTCAGATTCAGGTTGAAACGGAGAGTCATCGCGCTGGGCGGAGTCTTGCTTTTAAGATGCCGCCTACTTCTCGCGGTGACAAGGCAGCTATCAGCGTTGTTGAACTTGAATTTTCATATGATGGACGGCCTCCGTCTCTCTGGCCTGTTCTGAATTTTCAGCTGTTCCGTGGCAAAAAAGTTGCTCTCGCCGCTCCAAATGGAGCAGGTAAGTCAACCTTATTAAAAGTTATACTCGGTCAGTTAAAGCCGAATGCCGGTTATGCAAAGATTGGACAGAACACCAGCCTTGCATATTTCAGTCAGCATCAAAGTGAAATTTTGCGAAGCGAGGCTACTGCTTTATCTGAAATAAGAAGACTTTGTGATCCTGATACAACTGAAGAACAGCTTAAAGGTGTGTTGGGTCTTTTCCTTCTTGGTCAGTCATATTTTGAGCGTCCTATTTCGGCTCTTTCAGGTGGAGAAAAAAACAGACTTATACTTGCCAGCCTCTTCCTTTCAAGGGCGAATCTGTTGATTCTTGATGAACCTACTAACCATCTTGATCTTGAGAGTCGTGAGGGGCTGATTGCAGCTCTTAAGGATTATGACGGAACTCTCTTTTTTGTAGCACATGACCGCCATCTTTTGACTGAAGTTGCCGAAGAAATTTGGGCACTGACTGATACCGGTGTCGAAGTTTTTCAGACTTTTAAAGGTTACGATAATCATCGTAAACAGGCTCTGACTGGCGTTGGAAGTTCTAGTCCGGCTTATAAAAAGCTTGAAGTAGAGGCTAAACCTGAGAAGCGTAAACTAACCAAAGAAGAAAAGCGTCGTCAGGCTGATATAAGAAATGAATTGTATAAAGACTTGAAACCTCGCCTTGCGAAGTATGAAAAGTTAGAGAAAGATCTTGAAAAAGTTCTTGAAGAACAATCTGAAATGGAAGA
- a CDS encoding GIY-YIG nuclease family protein, with amino-acid sequence MKTWYVYLLRCKDNSLYCGVTTDPKRRLKEHNDGGKKGAKYTRARLPVEIEAVEPLPAKKSAYKLEYAVKQKPAAQKAVFLTKAALMMRDEYQPDDKRPQED; translated from the coding sequence ATGAAAACATGGTACGTCTATCTACTCCGATGCAAAGATAATTCTCTCTATTGCGGAGTTACCACCGATCCGAAGCGCAGGTTGAAAGAACATAATGACGGTGGAAAGAAAGGTGCAAAATATACCCGCGCACGACTTCCTGTAGAAATTGAAGCAGTCGAACCGCTACCTGCTAAAAAGTCCGCTTATAAACTTGAATACGCTGTAAAACAAAAACCAGCCGCGCAAAAAGCTGTCTTTCTCACAAAAGCAGCTTTGATGATGCGCGACGAATACCAACCGGATGATAAACGACCTCAAGAAGATTAA
- the leuB gene encoding 3-isopropylmalate dehydrogenase, giving the protein MKICVMPGDGIGPEIMAQGIKVLEVIGKKFGHVFDVTEALIGGVAIDETGVPLPDATVKACKDSDAVLLGAVGGPKWDTIDPSIRPERGLLGIRKELSLFANLRPASLFPQLKKACFLRPDIVEKGIDVMVVRELTGGIYFGEPRGTGEENGERVGYNTMVYREHEIKRIAKVAFEAARKRSKRLCSVDKANVLDVSRVWREVVIEVAADYPDVELSHMYVDNAAMQLVRDPSQFDVIVTGNLFGDILSDEAAVITGSIGMLPSASLGAGNPGLFEPIHGSAPDIAGQDKANPLATILSIAMMLRYSFNLADEAACIEAAVEKTLSQGLRTGDIMDEDGTLVGCVEMGKAVLKNI; this is encoded by the coding sequence ATGAAAATATGCGTTATGCCCGGTGATGGAATCGGGCCTGAGATAATGGCTCAGGGGATCAAAGTTCTTGAAGTAATCGGTAAAAAATTCGGGCACGTTTTCGACGTTACCGAAGCTCTCATCGGCGGCGTTGCCATTGATGAAACAGGTGTTCCGCTTCCTGATGCGACGGTAAAAGCTTGCAAAGATTCAGACGCTGTTCTGCTCGGAGCGGTCGGTGGCCCCAAATGGGATACGATTGATCCTTCTATCAGGCCGGAACGTGGATTGCTCGGAATCCGTAAGGAACTTTCTTTGTTCGCAAATCTCCGTCCTGCTTCTCTTTTTCCACAGCTTAAGAAAGCATGTTTTCTACGCCCTGATATCGTTGAAAAAGGTATCGATGTCATGGTCGTTCGCGAACTTACCGGAGGAATTTATTTCGGTGAGCCTCGTGGTACTGGTGAAGAGAACGGCGAACGTGTCGGCTACAATACTATGGTGTATCGTGAGCACGAAATCAAACGTATTGCCAAAGTGGCCTTTGAAGCAGCTCGTAAACGCAGCAAACGTCTTTGTTCTGTTGATAAAGCAAACGTACTCGACGTTTCCCGCGTATGGCGAGAAGTTGTAATCGAAGTCGCTGCTGATTATCCAGATGTAGAACTTAGTCATATGTATGTAGATAACGCCGCTATGCAGCTTGTTCGCGATCCTTCACAGTTTGATGTAATCGTAACAGGCAATCTGTTCGGTGATATTCTTTCTGACGAAGCCGCAGTTATCACAGGTTCAATCGGCATGCTTCCTTCCGCTTCTCTTGGCGCAGGTAACCCCGGTCTTTTTGAACCTATCCACGGGTCTGCTCCTGACATTGCAGGGCAGGATAAAGCTAATCCTCTGGCAACAATTCTTTCTATTGCCATGATGTTGCGTTATTCCTTCAACCTTGCTGATGAAGCCGCATGTATCGAAGCTGCTGTTGAGAAAACTCTCAGTCAGGGACTGCGTACAGGTGATATCATGGACGAAGACGGAACTCTCGTAGGTTGCGTTGAAATGGGTAAAGCTGTTCTTAAAAATATCTAG
- a CDS encoding MATE family efflux transporter, whose protein sequence is MTADFYSKLHPFEERPNKTLLVLAVPVLFSMIAEPLTGLVDTAFVAKIGTAPLASLGIGTMVFSSIFWVFGFLGIGTQTEVSHALGKGDLKRASSLCWLAVAISVVLGIILAVCVLPLLGYISAIMGAEGDVHSLAVEYMKYRLLGAPAILITLSCFGSLRGYQDMRTPLYVAVGMNLINVLLDWGLVFGHGPFPELGVAGAALASSLSQWIGAFWVVFVVKRKYGFDTGFSLSDAKRLFSIGGDMFVRTGGVCFFLLLCTRFATKAGAESGAAHQAIRQFFVFLALFLDAFAISGQSLVGYFIGSANKLMARKVAMLVCQWSFGTGVLLSIAMYFGQEPVSWLLVPQEAAAVFAPAWLAVTFLQPINALSFATDGIHLGTGDFHYLRNAMLIAVGVSSAMLLAVDYYKPEHMLLWIWIIAGVWTSLRALLGMIRIWPGIGQGPLSIS, encoded by the coding sequence ATGACTGCTGATTTTTATTCCAAGCTTCATCCATTTGAGGAACGACCTAATAAAACTCTTTTGGTTTTGGCCGTACCTGTACTTTTTTCGATGATAGCAGAGCCTCTCACTGGATTGGTTGATACCGCTTTTGTTGCTAAAATCGGAACGGCCCCTTTGGCCTCTCTTGGTATCGGGACTATGGTTTTTTCATCAATATTTTGGGTGTTCGGCTTTTTGGGCATCGGAACTCAAACTGAAGTTTCACATGCGCTCGGTAAAGGGGACTTGAAAAGAGCTTCCTCACTTTGCTGGCTGGCAGTCGCTATTTCTGTGGTTTTGGGCATTATTCTGGCTGTATGCGTATTACCGTTGCTCGGATATATCTCGGCTATTATGGGGGCTGAGGGTGACGTGCACTCACTTGCTGTTGAGTATATGAAATATAGATTGCTCGGCGCTCCCGCAATTTTAATAACTCTGTCGTGTTTCGGTTCACTGCGCGGTTATCAGGATATGCGAACTCCTCTGTATGTCGCTGTCGGTATGAATTTAATTAATGTGTTGCTGGATTGGGGGCTCGTTTTTGGACATGGACCTTTTCCCGAACTGGGTGTTGCTGGAGCCGCGCTGGCAAGTTCACTTAGTCAGTGGATTGGCGCTTTTTGGGTGGTTTTTGTTGTAAAAAGGAAATATGGTTTTGACACTGGTTTTAGCTTAAGCGACGCTAAAAGGCTTTTCTCCATCGGCGGGGATATGTTTGTCCGTACCGGTGGAGTTTGTTTCTTTCTGCTTTTGTGCACTCGTTTTGCAACGAAAGCCGGAGCTGAATCAGGTGCTGCGCATCAGGCTATTCGGCAATTTTTTGTTTTTCTGGCACTTTTTCTTGATGCGTTTGCGATCAGCGGTCAATCTCTAGTAGGGTATTTTATAGGCAGTGCAAATAAATTGATGGCTCGCAAGGTTGCCATGTTGGTTTGCCAGTGGAGTTTCGGCACAGGGGTGCTTCTCAGCATTGCTATGTATTTTGGACAGGAACCCGTGAGCTGGTTGCTTGTACCTCAGGAAGCTGCCGCAGTTTTTGCTCCGGCCTGGCTTGCTGTGACTTTTTTACAGCCGATAAATGCACTCTCGTTTGCCACAGATGGAATCCATTTGGGCACGGGCGATTTTCATTATCTTAGAAATGCGATGCTGATTGCCGTTGGTGTAAGTTCTGCCATGCTGCTTGCTGTGGATTATTATAAGCCCGAGCATATGCTGCTTTGGATATGGATAATCGCCGGAGTCTGGACTTCACTTAGAGCTTTACTAGGTATGATCAGAATTTGGCCCGGAATAGGTCAAGGACCACTCTCTATTTCATAA